The following are encoded in a window of Desulfuromonadaceae bacterium genomic DNA:
- the greA gene encoding transcription elongation factor GreA, with protein MSDNVPMTLEGHATLQEELKNLIRFERPKVVKDIEIARGHGDLSENAEYDAAKDRQGMIEGRIRDLSDKLARAQVIDVSQIAADKIVFGAKVTMLDVDTEIEVTYQLVGEDEANLKLGKISVTSPVGRALIGHQVDDEVRIKVPSGTKVYEIINIVYE; from the coding sequence ATGTCTGATAATGTGCCGATGACCCTGGAAGGTCATGCTACGCTGCAGGAAGAACTGAAGAATCTGATAAGGTTTGAACGACCCAAGGTGGTCAAGGATATTGAAATTGCTCGCGGTCACGGTGATCTTTCTGAAAATGCCGAATACGATGCGGCCAAAGACCGGCAGGGGATGATTGAAGGGCGGATTCGTGACTTGAGTGACAAGCTGGCTCGTGCCCAGGTGATTGATGTATCTCAAATTGCAGCGGATAAGATCGTGTTTGGTGCCAAGGTGACGATGCTCGATGTCGATACCGAAATTGAAGTGACATATCAGCTGGTTGGCGAGGATGAAGCGAACCTCAAGCTGGGGAAAATCTCTGTCACTTCACCGGTCGGCAGGGCGCTGATCGGCCATCAGGTCGATGATGAGGTGCGCATCAAGGTTCCTTCAGGCACAAAAGTTTACGAAATCATCAATATTGTTTACGAATAA
- a CDS encoding DUF1858 domain-containing protein, with product MSEKITKDMTFQQVMQLNRETIKVLQKFNLGCVGCMGAQNESLEQGATAHGIDVNELLAELNAVVK from the coding sequence ATGAGTGAAAAAATTACCAAAGACATGACCTTCCAGCAAGTGATGCAATTGAATCGCGAAACGATCAAGGTGTTGCAGAAGTTCAACCTTGGTTGTGTCGGCTGTATGGGTGCTCAAAATGAATCGCTGGAGCAGGGCGCAACGGCCCATGGCATTGACGTCAATGAACTGCTCGCCGAGCTCAACGCCGTCGTCAAATAG
- the recG gene encoding ATP-dependent DNA helicase RecG: MPPSPSPERSHELLSAPLDRIRGVGPRVLDKLATLGLKTVDDALYHLPLRYEDRRQVRKIAQLRDGRQEIFSGEIISSAETLTSKSRRRIYEVVVSDNSGYISLKWFHYRKAWFEKQYAVGRRAVFIGDVKRFGALREVHHPDVEFLAHDQDPLTLSTVDPLNYGRIVPIYPLTEGLHQKTARKIWYELVNRFAAFAVSVQPPEIIQRRRLMPLAEALACAHNPVPAQNEKLETYLAEAHRSLVYDEFFYLELGLALRRRGVILEAGIPFAVNHVFTKPLAALLPFRLTDAQRRVLGEIKRDMMQPHPMNRLVQGDVGSGKTIVALMAALIAIENETQVAVVAPTEILAEQHYLNYRGWFKELGLEIAFLSGSTSRKNRSELLSRLAAGEIDLLVGTHAVLQEDVIFNRLGLGVVDEQHRFGVKQRNQLRKKGATVECPERNPDILVMTATPIPRTLALTLYGDLALSVIDEMPPGRTPVKTRVLFDSARDQAHQIIARALQAGRQAYVVYPLIEESENSDLLAATDAAATLQQIFPDYRIGLLHGRMKADEKEEIMREFKARTIDIMVSTTVIEVGIDVPNATVMVVEHAERFGLAQLHQLRGRIGRGEGGGTCVLIRSAQCSAEGQQRLAVMVATTDGFKIAEEDLAIRGPGEFLGTRQSGIPDFRVANLLTDGRVLEEARQDAFALAEDPEFFSSDRFRDLRVVLMQRWGTRLELASVG, from the coding sequence ATGCCCCCATCTCCATCTCCTGAACGCAGTCATGAGCTGCTTTCAGCCCCTCTTGACCGGATCCGTGGTGTCGGGCCGCGCGTGCTTGACAAATTAGCCACCCTCGGTCTCAAGACAGTAGACGATGCCCTCTACCATCTGCCGTTGCGTTATGAAGACCGACGGCAGGTGCGTAAGATTGCCCAGTTGCGTGATGGCCGCCAGGAGATATTCAGCGGCGAAATCATCTCCTCTGCCGAAACCCTGACCAGCAAATCCCGTCGTCGTATCTATGAAGTCGTGGTCAGCGACAATAGTGGTTACATCTCTCTTAAGTGGTTCCATTACCGCAAAGCCTGGTTTGAAAAACAATATGCCGTCGGTCGCCGGGCGGTTTTTATCGGCGACGTCAAACGCTTCGGCGCACTCCGGGAAGTACATCACCCCGACGTCGAATTTCTTGCTCACGACCAGGATCCCCTCACCTTATCGACCGTCGATCCCCTCAATTACGGGCGCATTGTTCCGATTTATCCGCTGACAGAAGGGCTGCACCAGAAAACCGCACGTAAGATCTGGTATGAACTGGTGAACCGTTTTGCAGCGTTTGCCGTCTCGGTTCAACCCCCTGAAATTATCCAGCGACGGCGGTTGATGCCCCTCGCCGAAGCATTGGCGTGTGCCCATAATCCTGTTCCTGCACAAAATGAAAAGCTGGAGACATATCTCGCCGAGGCACATCGTTCTCTGGTTTATGATGAATTTTTTTACCTTGAGCTGGGACTGGCGCTGAGAAGGAGAGGGGTGATCCTCGAAGCGGGGATTCCCTTTGCCGTCAACCACGTGTTCACCAAACCCCTTGCGGCCCTGCTGCCATTTCGCCTGACGGACGCCCAACGTCGGGTTCTCGGTGAAATTAAACGCGACATGATGCAACCGCATCCCATGAATCGACTGGTGCAGGGGGATGTCGGCAGTGGCAAGACCATCGTTGCGCTGATGGCGGCGTTGATTGCGATTGAAAACGAAACCCAGGTGGCCGTTGTCGCACCGACTGAAATCCTCGCGGAGCAGCATTATTTGAATTATCGCGGCTGGTTCAAGGAGCTGGGGCTGGAAATTGCGTTCCTGTCAGGATCGACAAGCAGGAAGAACCGGAGTGAACTGTTGTCACGACTGGCTGCCGGTGAAATCGATCTTCTCGTCGGGACCCACGCTGTTTTGCAGGAGGACGTGATCTTCAATCGACTGGGGTTGGGGGTAGTCGATGAACAACATCGCTTTGGAGTCAAACAACGCAATCAACTGCGCAAGAAGGGGGCAACGGTGGAATGCCCGGAACGTAATCCTGACATTCTGGTGATGACCGCGACGCCGATTCCGCGCACCCTGGCATTGACCCTCTATGGGGATCTGGCGCTTTCGGTGATCGACGAAATGCCCCCTGGACGAACGCCTGTGAAGACTCGGGTACTCTTTGATTCAGCCCGTGACCAGGCACATCAGATCATTGCCCGTGCGCTGCAAGCCGGGCGTCAGGCGTACGTGGTGTACCCGTTGATAGAGGAATCGGAAAACAGTGATCTGTTGGCGGCGACCGATGCTGCTGCTACGTTACAACAAATTTTTCCTGATTATCGCATAGGCTTATTGCATGGACGCATGAAAGCCGATGAAAAGGAAGAAATCATGCGCGAATTCAAGGCGCGCACGATCGATATAATGGTTTCAACCACGGTCATCGAAGTCGGCATTGATGTGCCGAATGCGACAGTAATGGTCGTCGAACATGCCGAGCGTTTTGGTTTGGCTCAACTGCATCAGCTGCGGGGACGCATTGGCCGTGGTGAAGGCGGTGGCACCTGTGTGCTGATTCGCTCGGCGCAGTGCAGTGCAGAGGGCCAACAACGTTTGGCAGTGATGGTGGCGACGACTGACGGTTTTAAGATCGCCGAGGAGGATCTTGCGATTCGCGGTCCCGGAGAATTCCTTGGCACGCGTCAATCAGGGATCCCTGACTTTCGGGTTGCGAATCTTCTTACCGATGGTCGGGTGCTTGAGGAAGCTCGACAGGATGCTTTCGCCTTGGCGGAAGACCCGGAGTTTTTCAGTTCAGACCGCTTTCGCGATTTGCGGGTGGTTCTGATGCAACGCTGGGGGACGCGTCTGGAATTGGCAAGTGTTGGATGA
- a CDS encoding phenylacetate--CoA ligase, which yields MPLTKAHTYGLDNRIWDPVHECMEREELRKLQFERLQTTLHRAYHKVPCYQKKFQEAKITPEDVRSLDDLSILPFTTKEDLRVNYPYGMFAVPMRDVVRIHSSSGTTGKPTVVGYSRNDLNTWTELVARFMTAAGVVEDDIVHIAFGYGLFTGAFGLHYGAERIGASVIPMSSGNTDKQLMIMQDYKSSVLVCTPSYALTMVDRMETLGIDPKQLDLRVGLFGAEPWSEEMRRELETRLDIIATDNYGMSEIMGPGVSGDCLYRNGMHISEDHFIAEIIDPETGAALPAGETGELVLTNITKEALPIIRYRTRDITCLDYSPCPCGRTTVRMAKTMGRSDDMLIIKGVNVFPTQIEEVLFQAEGIEPHYQLIVERVNNMDTLEVQVEVNEKIFFDEMKRQRAFVNQMEKQLASALGLSAKVKLVEPSSMPRHEGKAQRVIDRRKI from the coding sequence ATGCCGTTGACCAAAGCACACACCTACGGGCTCGATAACCGGATATGGGATCCCGTGCATGAATGCATGGAGCGCGAGGAACTGCGCAAGTTGCAGTTTGAACGACTGCAAACGACGCTGCATCGCGCTTATCACAAGGTGCCGTGCTATCAAAAGAAATTCCAGGAAGCAAAGATCACTCCGGAAGATGTGCGGTCACTGGATGACTTGTCCATCCTGCCATTTACCACCAAAGAAGATCTGCGTGTGAACTATCCCTACGGCATGTTCGCGGTACCAATGCGCGATGTCGTCCGGATTCATTCTTCCTCGGGCACCACCGGCAAACCGACCGTGGTTGGCTATTCGCGCAATGACCTGAATACCTGGACAGAACTGGTGGCGCGTTTTATGACCGCCGCCGGGGTGGTTGAAGATGATATTGTGCACATTGCCTTCGGCTACGGACTTTTCACCGGTGCTTTTGGGCTGCACTATGGTGCTGAACGGATTGGTGCCTCGGTCATTCCGATGTCGAGTGGTAATACCGACAAACAGCTGATGATCATGCAGGACTATAAGTCGTCGGTGCTGGTATGTACACCTTCATATGCGCTGACCATGGTTGACCGGATGGAAACTCTGGGAATCGACCCCAAACAGCTCGACCTGCGCGTCGGTCTGTTTGGGGCAGAACCGTGGAGTGAAGAGATGCGCCGGGAGCTGGAAACCCGGCTTGACATTATTGCGACCGATAATTACGGCATGTCGGAGATCATGGGGCCAGGAGTCTCGGGAGATTGCCTTTACCGCAACGGCATGCATATTTCTGAAGATCATTTCATTGCCGAAATCATCGATCCTGAAACCGGAGCGGCATTGCCTGCAGGGGAAACCGGAGAACTGGTGCTGACCAACATCACCAAAGAAGCACTGCCAATCATCCGTTATCGCACCCGTGATATTACCTGTCTGGATTATTCTCCATGTCCCTGTGGCCGGACGACAGTGAGAATGGCAAAGACCATGGGGCGTTCCGACGATATGTTGATCATCAAAGGTGTCAACGTTTTTCCGACCCAGATTGAGGAAGTACTTTTTCAGGCAGAAGGGATCGAACCGCATTATCAGCTGATCGTTGAGCGGGTCAATAATATGGATACGCTTGAAGTTCAGGTCGAGGTCAACGAGAAAATCTTCTTCGATGAAATGAAAAGGCAGCGCGCGTTTGTGAACCAGATGGAAAAACAACTTGCCTCGGCACTCGGCTTAAGCGCCAAGGTCAAGCTGGTAGAGCCGTCGTCCATGCCACGCCATGAGGGGAAGGCACAGCGTGTCATCGACCGCCGCAAGATATAG
- a CDS encoding ACT domain-containing protein yields the protein MKVEQISIFIENKSGRLAEVSRVLGDSGINIRALSLADTSDFGILRLIVDQTDKAKTFLKEHGFTVNKTEVVAVEVPDRPKGLCGILEILDAHKINVEYMYAYVERSNSNAIIIFRFDQVEAAIKVLTANDVVVLKGERIYTL from the coding sequence ATGAAAGTTGAACAGATTTCTATCTTTATCGAGAACAAATCGGGGCGCCTCGCCGAAGTGTCCCGGGTGCTGGGCGACTCTGGCATTAATATCCGTGCACTGTCTCTTGCTGACACCTCCGATTTCGGCATTCTGCGTCTGATCGTCGATCAGACCGACAAAGCCAAGACGTTCCTCAAAGAACACGGTTTCACCGTCAACAAGACAGAGGTCGTTGCAGTCGAAGTTCCCGATCGCCCCAAAGGGCTTTGCGGAATCCTTGAAATTCTTGATGCGCATAAAATCAATGTCGAATATATGTACGCCTATGTTGAGCGCAGCAACAGCAATGCGATCATTATCTTCCGTTTTGATCAGGTTGAAGCCGCGATCAAGGTTCTGACCGCAAATGATGTCGTCGTCCTCAAGGGCGAGCGCATCTATACGTTGTAA